ATCTGCATTGATGCTATATTTCTCTTTCTAATTATTTGAGTTTGCAATTTCTATCTTCTGCTTTATGTTAGATTATCGCAAATAGTGCAGTTTCTAATCCTTCTCCTTTTGGCAGGTTGCGACAATGTTTGCGATGATGCTGGATACTGAGTACATGAACAAGCCTAAGTTCAAAGAGAATTTTATGACTGACTGGCGGAAGATACTGGGAAAGAATCACACTATTCAGAAGTTGGAAGATTGTGATTTTACTCCTATATATGAATGGCATCAAAAAGAGAAGGAGAAGAAGAAACAGATGAGCACCGAGGTAAAGCATTTCCTTTTCTTATGATGAGCATGAACGCCATGAACGCAGAGAAAAGAACTTTTCTTGCTCATACTTGATAAAAGCTTTGCCCTGACAGAAAAGGATTGTTTTCGCTGAGACATAATTTGTTGCTGTTGCATAATATGGTGCTCCTGTGAACAGCCAAgcatgtaatatatattttcataaggGGCATACCAAtgttctaattttattttccttctcaGGAGAAGAAAGCTTTAAAAGAGGAGAAATTGAAGCAAGAGGAAAAGTTTATGTGGGCAATCGTTGATGGAGTCAAAGAGAAGGTGTGATTCTGTCCTTAATCTATGTGCTGTGATTCTTTCCCCACTTGATAATTGGGAAAAAATGAATTTACTTATACCAAATGTCTGAACTGTTGAAAGATTAAAATGGCATCACAATTAATGGAAGGCAAATGAACATGAGGGTGTAGTATTTTATTGTGTTGGTTGCATCTTGTTCTCATACTGTGTTTATATTCCTAGAGAAGACAAAGATTGATATGCGTGGTTTACCCTCATCCTTGTACATGATGTGCAAATTGTTGTTTTTGCATTTCACCACTTTATCAAATGACTTGGATTCTACATTTTTGTTTTCACGTTGGTGCTTTGCCGCATTAgcattttctttttatgttacGATGATGGGAAATTTTTATGTGCATCCCTTGCTTATCTGTGTCTCAAGAAGCTGACAGTTATACCATTTCCAGGTTGGAAACTTCAGGGTTGAACCACCTGGATTGTTTCGAGGCCGTGGCGAGCACCCTAAGGTTTATCAACATTTTCTCAGTAGCAATAGAACATATTGGAGATTTGCACGTATATGCTTTGCATCTTTATTTGAGTATTTAATGGCACACAGGTTTTTTAAAGTTAAATGCTGTTACTTTTTAACAGATGGGGAAGCTAAAAAAACGAATACAGCCAAGTGACATAATCATAAATATTGGGGAGGATACTCCAATTCCTGAGTGTCCTATCCCTGGGGAAAGGTTCTACTTTCTTAGtcgtttttttcttttattttcttttttctaagaCCAGGTTGGATCGTTTTCTCAGAAAACCTTTATGAATGGCTAGTATTTTCTGTTATCAATGCTATCTggtcttaaataaaatttaaccctGTCAATATGCACTGTGGCAGCTGGAAAGAAATAAGGCATGACAATACGGTGACCTGGTTAGCATATTGGAATGATCCAATAAACCTGAAAGAATTCAAATATGTGTTCCTAGCAGCTAGCAGCACCTTGAAAGGCCAGAGCGATAAGGAGAAATATGAGAAGGCTAGGCTTTTGAAGGTAATTGAAATGTATTCGGTTTATCAAAGCTTTCCTTGTTACTTGTGTTGGTGGAAATCTGATGgacttattttcaaaatcttatgCTTTTGAATGAAGAACCATATTCAAGGTATTCGAGCTGCTTATACCAAAGATTTTTCTAGCAAGGATCCTACAAGGAAGCAGATAGCAGTTGCAACCTATCTTATAGACAAATTAGCTCTTAGGGCAGGCAATGAGAAGGTATGAGGTGCAAAAAGATTTATTAATTATGTTAACTTCTAGTTGTTTGAAATTTCTTGGGTATGTTATCTTGATCATCATTGCGATCCAGGCTTGTTGAATTGAAGAAATTATTTGTCCCTAAAGCACGATTTATTTATTCTCGAGTATTGGCTGTAACAATTCCATATGAGTTCTGTATCAAGTTTTATGATTTCCTTTGTCATCTTGAAGGACGATGATGAAGCTGATACAGTTGGTTGCTGCACATTGAAAGTAGAAAATGTGGAACCTGTTCCTCCAAATATCTTGAAGGTAAAGAGACTCTGATGTTCAAATAATTGCCTTGGTCCTGCAGCATGATGCCTTATCAACAAGATATTTGAAGTGATAACCTCCAGCATTTTCCTGTTTTATTCACAGTTTGATTTCCTTGGTAAAGACTCTATAAGGTATCAAAATGAAGTAATCGTTCAAACTGCTGTTTTCAAAGCAATCCAACAGTTTCGAAATGGTCAGTAAATGATCTTTTGCTTTGCATGTATGTCATAGTTTGGTATCAGCTTGTCTTACCCATGGATGTGTTGTTCTCAGGGAAAAAAGGTGGTGAAGATCTTTTTGACAAGCTTGACACTAGCAAACTGAATGCTCATCTGAAGGAACTCATGCCTGGCCTCACAGCCAAAGTATTTCGGACATACAATGCATCTATTACGTTAGATGATATGGTAAGATGCGACATAGGACTTCTGACCTGAAACTCAAGTTGTtatatatgtatacattgtACAATACTGCTGTTATTTACCCTTAGTGTAAGTTGTAACGAATATAAACATGAAAGAAATGAAGCAACTTCTGCTCCCCACTCATGCAACTGGAGTAGGAGTGAATTAGCTTGAAGTGAGGACTCACGTAGCCTATAAAAGTATCCCTAAATGGAACTTATGGACAACGTCTCATATTGAAACCCTCATGATTTATAAGttgtaaaggaaaaataataagTCTGCGGCATTTTGCAAGTAACTTTAGTTCATGCAAAAGTTAATCAAAGAGATACTCTGATGTTTTGTCAAACATCTAACCGTAGTTCTTTCCAAATGGTGACTTTGTCACAAGCATAATTTTTCTCCATAATTCCTACACGATCATAGGCTACTTCCTACTAGTTTGGGGTTGATCGCATACTTTTTGATCTACTAGTATAATTGTGTTGCCTTTACAATGGGGATGTGAGTCATGTGACATAAGGGGATGTTTTCAGAGTTTTGTGTTTTATGAACTTACATCACGCACTGAAATGTGCTAAAATAATATCAAGCAGGACCATTCTCGCTGTTAAAATATGGCATTCACTAGTGCAATTTAACTAAACGTTCCCTCAAATTTTGTGCTGCTACTTTTCTTCTGAATGGATGGGTAAAGAAATCCTAGACAGCCGCACCACTTCTCTTATAGTgttttacaatttttatgtgGTTATAGTGTCTAAAATCTGCTGGTGCCTCTGAATGACAGTTGAGCAAGGAGTCGAAAGGTGGAGAGGTTGCTGAAAAAGTTGTTGTTTATCAACATGCAAACAAGGAGGTAAAGGCTGTTGAATCTGATGATGATATGCATTTTTTCTATGTTTTGTCGAGAACTGTTACTATTTGGCTTGTCATCTGTAGGTTGCAATAATTTGTAATCATCAGCGTACTGTCTCAAAGTCCCACAGTGCCCAGATGTTACGTTTGGATGAGAAAATTGAAGAACTAAAGGTAATATCTTGGTTATATTTCTCATACTGGATGATTATGGCAGACTGTCGGATGAATTTTAGTATGACTATTTTGGTGGGAGAAAAGGGTATCCACCTGATTTTGTCGTAGTATACTGTCTGAAGCCATGTGGACTGGCTCAAGTGTTTTAACTGTCTGAATGGTGTATTATTTTAACTTTTCTATGATATCTTCTTTATGTcttgtatttgtataattatcTGCATGCATTGTTTTAAACTTCTTTCAGGGTGCTATGGAAGAACTAAAGGAGGATTTGGCGAGGGCAAAGAAAGGGAAGCCTCCCCTGAAGAATGCTGATGGGAAACCTAAGCGGAATATGAACCCTGAAGCGTAATTATAAttctttttttataaatttgaagTTTGAGAAACACGTGGCTGATGATGGAATGTGTTGCAGATTAGAGAAAAAGATAGCTCAAACTGCTGCAAAGATTGAGAAAATGGAACGCGACAAGGAGACCAAAGAAGATCTGAAAACTATAGCTTTGGGCACATCGAGGATCAACTACCTTGATCCTAGAATTACAGTTGCTTGGTGTAAGCGCCAGGAAGTTCCTATCGAGAAGGCAAGTCCTATTCCAGTCGTAATCTTTTtaagaatttgattttttcttctttgatgGGTGTAAACTTGTGTTGATTTTCCCCTCTTTGGGTTACCTTACTCTCTCAATGACGATGCTTTACTGCAGATTTTCAATAAGTCCCTTCTGGCGAAATTTGCATGGGCAATGGATGTGGATCCAgaattcagattttgatatttttgaggCGCAATACGTAATGTAAACAGACGAGAAGCAGAAGCAGAAGCAGAAAAGGGATCATGAAGAATTTGACAAATTTATTGATTGGTGAATGATTATATGCGCACAGTTTCTATTTACTTTGGCCGAAAAATGCTAACTGTATTAGATGATCTCAATGATATCGTGGGGTGATTTTTCCCCCATCTTTGAGTTAATGCGAGCACCTGAATGTTGTCTTCGTTTCTGTGACCGAATTTACTTTCTTTTTAAGATAATATTGGTAAATGAGTTTAAGTGGCTCACATATCTAACCACACAATTCAGTCAGCAGTGTAATTCAGTTCTGCTTGCGTGGTTTCTGTCGAAACAAACTGAAGGGTAAATTACATCAATATAGATAGATGTGCGTAACAGCTGAAGTGGACTGTGCCTGCTTGTGAGTAGCTCCATAGCGGCCAAAACTCGCTCTGTCACTCTTATTCAGCTATAGTTTCTCAAACTTCTACTTCTTAAGTTTAGCTTCAGTATCTATAAGTCAAGTGCGAGTGCTTGTCAACCTATTTTGTTGAGGTATGTTCCattttttggttaaattttACCCCTGCGACAGACTGCTCCACTAGAGTCTAGACTCATCGAACTTGAGCCGTGCAATGGTTAGTCGAGTCAAACTCGAATAACTTGACTCGGGTAATGTCCAAGCTTAAGGTATATGTGTGCTTACTTCCATGAGCATTGTAATGACATCTACTTGTGAGGTTGGTGTTCAAGAGACGTAAACATACACTTTCCAGTCACTGAAAAACCAAAATATAAAGTATAATACCTCGAATGCTAGCTGGATGGCACTAGGTGTAGCTCTCAAGTCTAAATTGTTTTTAATGAAATCGTGTTTCGACTTAtagttatattatatttcatgtttactaaaatatgtaacaggaaaatgatttatgaatccATTTAAGCTACTGTTGCATAAAGAaaccaataattttatttttcccccTAAAAAACCCCATTtctaaaaatttttaaagaaaaaacacAGTTTCTAAAATTTAGTAACGTTTTTACGTTgttatttatgtaatttttaaaataaatatcgttatttaacataaaaaggcTTTTTAAATTCAAGTCGTTCATCAAGTATACATTGATTATGGTATAAAAATGTTAGATAAAGGTTTTCGATTAGATAAATTTTTCTACATGTAATCGCACACGCACATATATAAatgtaaagaaaaaaatttgcaatCCAAAATGGATCTCGAGAGCAAAAATGGATGTGGTTGTTTGGGCCGTTGGGTGTCAtcgtttaaataaatattttaaaattattactgAAATATGACACATAATTATGTATTCAGAAACAACCATCATCCTGAGTTATCTCCTCTTTTTCAAAATTCTGAATCAAGATGCTAAGTCGTAGCCCAATGCGACAACAAAGAGGAACACTTCAACTGTCCAACTCCTCTCTTTTACTTTTTCTTGCCAAACTCGTTTAATAATGTCCATTTCCTACTTTCCCACCTTGAATCAAAGAATTAAACTACATTAATTTTTTgcaattattaatatatattgctTAAAATTCAAG
This portion of the Primulina huaijiensis isolate GDHJ02 unplaced genomic scaffold, ASM1229523v2 scaffold14171, whole genome shotgun sequence genome encodes:
- the LOC140965737 gene encoding DNA topoisomerase 1-like; protein product: MAVESFDEKKLLNDEDEDEDEDEQPLVFKRSSSSTRQNPVNSETKNLSSQKHDQRLGRPTPGQQSRNGESSTAQKGNLVPPSCKAPPIKSPLASPKSSSSSAKESLVKSYSANSKRPTSVTDEPNPVKQQVKEEQPLTQAAGEANDSEDSGDNKPLSARLPSSSKGNSNHAKQGPNTLALVQKRSLPKKEDSDDEKPLSTKFQVKSDARVSTNRSNSSDERKPILTKADQNGSSSTDRSQKKPSSILKKRPPDSVKFECRSSEKKAKLSDACTAVPRGDPKVEDDDDHVPISQRMKNQNSSAKKSLYVKQVTKSVSASATKTNKKSKKVVKSTKYSISSKVLPSSGEGQKWTTLVHNGVIFPPPYKPHGVKMLYKGKPVVLTPEQEEVATMFAMMLDTEYMNKPKFKENFMTDWRKILGKNHTIQKLEDCDFTPIYEWHQKEKEKKKQMSTEEKKALKEEKLKQEEKFMWAIVDGVKEKVGNFRVEPPGLFRGRGEHPKMGKLKKRIQPSDIIINIGEDTPIPECPIPGESWKEIRHDNTVTWLAYWNDPINLKEFKYVFLAASSTLKGQSDKEKYEKARLLKNHIQGIRAAYTKDFSSKDPTRKQIAVATYLIDKLALRAGNEKDDDEADTVGCCTLKVENVEPVPPNILKFDFLGKDSIRYQNEVIVQTAVFKAIQQFRNGKKGGEDLFDKLDTSKLNAHLKELMPGLTAKVFRTYNASITLDDMLSKESKGGEVAEKVVVYQHANKEVAIICNHQRTVSKSHSAQMLRLDEKIEELKGAMEELKEDLARAKKGKPPLKNADGKPKRNMNPEALEKKIAQTAAKIEKMERDKETKEDLKTIALGTSRINYLDPRITVAWCKRQEVPIEKIFNKSLLAKFAWAMDVDPEFRF